From Balneola sp. MJW-20:
TTCTGATGGACAGGAAAGCCAGCAAACTTTCACCAACTTCGATAATGCTTTCGTATTTCAGGAACCGGGCTTTGATTCTCTGCTGAATGCCGGTGTGATAGTAGACGCTGACAACTTTGATTTCAGCCTGCCCGGAGGGCTGGATATTGGCAATGACGGTATTGAAGGCAGTGCTGATGACCGGATTTTAAACGGCGGTATTCTTATATGGCATATTGACGAGGGGATCATCGATGCACAGCTCAGCTCCGGAAGAGTAAATACGGACCCTGAACGCCGGGGGGTTGATGTGGAAGAAGCAGATGGCTCTCAGGACATCGGACCCGGAATACCGGGAGCTATCGATAACAGTGCAGCATTCGGCTCACCCTATGATTTCTGGTGGAGCGGAAATAATTTCAGAGTGATCACCCAGTTCGGAGATATCCAGATCTATGAGAACCGGTTTGGCCCGGATACCCGACCTAATAATGCCAGTAATTCAGGAAGTCCTTCCTTTTTTGAACTCACGGACTTTTCCGACAATCAGGCAAGCGCTTCGTTCCGGCTCAGCGCGATCGATATTGATCAATTACTATATGAACCAAGCTTATCACTTGATCTTAACGGTAATGATTTTGCCACTCCAGCTGATGCTTATTGGGACTCTTATCCCTTATCATTAAGCTTTTATACCTCAGGAGCTGATTCATTTTTGGTGCTTCCGTCTCAAACCACCGTATCAGTATTAGCACAAGGATCTCCATCTGCTGATACTCTGACCGAACTCTTTCCTCAGCAACCACTTATCCTGGACCGGATCTACACAGCCTCCAACCCGGTACTCCCGGACCAGAATAATGATCAGATCAATATCAGAGCATTCTCCTGGAATCAGCTTAATACTGAATTCGATCAGGATTTTGAGTTCAATGCTGCAGCAAACAATGGTTTTATCAGTTCATTTTCGGGAGATACTCTTTTCATAGAAAATACTACCGATGTGATCACCTTAGCTGATGATACCTACCTGCAAAATGAAAGAAACCGGGCTGAACAAAGGTCATCAGTAATTAACGGACTTAGGGCTTCTTCAGCAGCCGGAGGAGTAGCCATTGGAAGTGAATTGTTTTACGAAATTAACTCCGGACTCTCATATCGTGCATATACCGGAAGTTTTCAGCTGGGAAACCGGGCCCTCTTTTATATTCTTACCGATCGTTCACTGATCATTGCCGATCCGGAAAGCGATGATCCGTTTACGCTACTTTATGAACAGGAGCAGTCAGGCTGGCCGGCATTCTCCTCGGAAGGCAGGATCTATGTTATTAATAAATCCTCCAATCAGCTCGAGGGATATAACCCCTCAGGCGGTCAGCTTATCTATACTCCTATTCAGGCCCCCACAAATGTTCAATTCACCGGCACTCCTCTTATCGCTGACATCAACAATGACCTGGAACCTGATATCCTGGTTACCGGGCAGGATTCTGCTTCTCTGAATATCTATGCTTATGATACCCAGGGAAATCCATTCGAGGGATTTCCATTGTATGTTGGCAGAGCTGCAGAGGATCATGAGAATTTGATACACCCGGTCATAGTGGATCAGACACTCTATGCTATAAGTAAAGACGGCAGTCTGAAAGGCTGGACCTTTAAAGATATCGGGGAAGTCCTCTGGCCGTCGATATACGGAGAAGCTGTATTTAGTGGTAATGTTGTTTCCTCAATCTCAGATCGAAATGAGAACGGAAATGGATCCGCTTTCGGAGTACTGAATAAAGCGGAGACCTATAACTGGCCGAATCCTGCAGATCAGGAGACCCATGTCCGTTTTGAACTGGACGCTCCGGGCAGTGTCACTATCACTGTTGCAGATATGAGCGGCAGGATCATCTTTGAGCAGAAGACCGAACACAATGGTGGTTTCCCGGAAGAGATCACGGTGAATACCACAGATTGGGCTAACGGACCCTATTTTTGTCTTGTAAAAGCCAACTCAGAAGGAAGGTCCGATTCTAAATTAATTAAGATTGCAATAGTGCATTAATGAGAAAGACATTCTACATAGCACTGGTATTATTTATTTTCGGAAGTACGCTTTCTCACCAGCAGGTCTTCGCTCAGACCAATCCTGAGTTCTATGATTACCCCCAGAATCACCTGGAATGGTACACCATAGAGAGTGAACATTTTCTGGTACACTTCCAGGAGGGCAACAGCAGGTCTGCACAGGTAGTATCCAGAATATCAGAAGAGATCTTTGGTCCCATAACCGAACTATATGAGTATGAGCCTGATGAAAAGGTAAGTATAGTTCTTAAAGACCGCGAAGATTATTCAAATGGGGCCGCATACTTCTTTGATAATAAGATCGATATCTGGCTTCCAGCTTTAAATACTCCCTTAAGAGGTTCCCATAACTGGCTTCGTAATGTGATCACTCATGAGTATACTCATATCATTCAGATCCAAAAGGGAATGAAAAGAAGCCGCAGGATACCGGCATTCTATCTGCAATGGCTCTCGTATGAAGATGTAAGGAGACCCGATGTGCTATACGGTTATCCTAACGGACTGGTCACCCTCCCCTTTGCAACTATTAATATTCCGGCATGGCTGGCTGAAGGAACTGCACAATATCAGCGAACCGGAATGGCTTACGAAAGCTGGGATAGTCACCGGGACATGATCCTGAGAACACGTATTCTCAGTGATACCCAGTTTACATTGGATGAGATGGGTACCTTTTCCTCTAAGACCAGTATCGAAAGAGAAACTGTCTACAATCAGGGCTTTGCTTTCGTTATCTACCTGGTAAACCGCTTTGGGGAAGATATCCTGCGGGATATCACCTCTGCTCTCGGTGAAAAAGGAGTCTATACTGTACAGCAAGCTATTAATAGGGCGACCGGCGAAAATGGGGATCAGGTCTATAACGACTGGATCGCTGAGCGAAAAGGTTTTTATACTCAGGCGGTAAGTTCGATCAATGCTGTTGAAGGAGATTATGTTGAGGACGAAGGCTTCTATAATTTCTTCCCTAAGGTCAGTAAAGACGGAACCGAGGTCGCATACCTTTCCAATAAAGGACTCGATTTCGGACTCTTATCACTTTATATCAGAAATGCAGATGGTTCGGAAGACCTGGTTATCAATGATGAACAGATCTTCCGACAAACCGGGAATCATACTGATGCTGTTAAACCGCTGGTCACCTACCTGAGTACTTCTTTTTCCTTCTCTCCGGACGGTCGTAAACTGGTCTACAGTATCAATAAAAGGAACAAACTTGGGGAGTTTTACCGGGACCTTTATATCTATGACCGGGATTCCAAAAAACACCGCCGTTTAACCGAAAGTGCACGAATTGAATCACCCGAATACAGTCCCGATGGCAAGCAGATCGCGGCCGTTCAATATAAGCAGGGAACGCAGAACCTGGTCTTAGTGGATGCTGAAAATGGTGACATTACCAAACTTACAGATTTCTCCAATGGTGAGACCGTTTTTACACCGGTCTGGCATCCCGACGGGCAAGAGATCTACTTTGCTTCTGCATTATTCGGAAGCCGCAATATCTATAGCCTCGATCTGGAAGACCGGAGTATCTCAGGGGTAATTACAGACCCCCATACAGATTACCGGGATCCTGAGATCTCTGAAGACGGCAGCACACTTTATTATTCAGGTTCACCCGAAGGAATCTTTAATGTTTATTCAAGAAATTTAAATGGCGGACCGGTTCGCAAACTTACGAATGTGATCGGTGGAGCATTTATGCCCGAGATCACAGAAAACGGGACCCTGTATTACAGTCAGTATGAGGCAGATGGATATAAGATCAGAAAAATGAACATCAGCACTACTGATTTTCCCGCATCCTTTGGCTACTATGATCCTGAATATGCAGATGAGATGACTTCGGGGCAAACCGTTGAGCCTTATATAACCAGCCTTAATGACTTCGATGACACCGACCTTAATAGTTTTGACACGGATATCAGCGCCCGTATCGATACCGGCCGTGCTGCGGTCAGGATCACGGATAAAGCCGGGTCAGAAGACAGACTTGCCTACAAATATGAGGATACTTTTTCGAAATTCAGTTTCTTTCCGGTGCTCCGCTTCGATAACTATTCAAAGCCAAACGGGAATAATGGTGCCCTCATAAAAGAAGGACGGATTGGTGATCTGGGTAATAATCTTATCCGTGACCTAAAGCCCGGTTTCTATCTGTCATCACGTGATGTACTGGATCGCCTTAGCATATTCGGCGGATTGCTGGTAGGAGTAGGCTCGCTTCCATCCGAAGGAATCGGTGATTTCTTCAAACCGGATCGCCTGATTAATCTAGACCGTGATGCTTTTCTTATAGCAGAATACCGCGGACTTCCTTTCATCAAAAGAAGCTGGTCTCCCACAATATCAGTAGAACTATATAACCTGAAAAGAAACGTTAAAAACGGGTTGGGCATAGAGGAATTCCCCTGTACATCCTGTCTGCCCGACACCACCAGCGCAGATATCTCTTATGATATCTGGGAAGCCGGTTTGTACCTGCGAAGTAAGCTTAGCAGGCGATCTTTGCTGGAACTGGGCGTAGCCTACAGCCCGTATAGAGTTTCTACTGAGAGCTTCTTCTCCAGAGAACTTCAGCAGTTTATCACCGGTTCATCTTCTACCTACTTTAAAGGGACCACCTGGTCAGCATCCTATACTTTCAACTACTATACTTTCCATCGTGATGCCGACATTGCCCCGGTCGGGCTTAAAGGATATTTGCGTTATCAATATCAGCCTTCAGAGCTCTTACAGGAATATGAGATCAAAGACGGAGCTTTATCTCCCGTATTCCGTAAAGATGACAATCATTCCTCCGAACTTCATGTGAGATACGGTTTCAGGGCTTTGAACGGGCAGGCATTTCAGGCCAGGGTTCGTGCATTTTCTTATTTCAATAATCCGGACGACTTCTTCTACCTGGATTATGTAGGAGGATTCCTCGGAATGCGTTCTTACCCCTTCTTCGCACTGGGTGGGACTACTACAGGGTTTACTTCTCTGTCCTATTTTGTACCATTATATAAGAATATTACCAGACAGGTCGGCCCGTATACTATCGACAAACTCTACGGAAGGATCTTTTTTGAGGCCGGAAACGGATGGCGATCCCCGCTGGATACCGGAGATAATATCAAGACCGGTATTGGAGCAGAGATCAGACTGGCAATGAACGGATATTACCTGTTCCCTCTAAAATTCTTTATCAGTACTTCCTACGGCTTTAATGAATTTAGTCTTACTTTACCGGAAGATTTCATCACCGGCTCCAGTGATAACACCGTGACCTATGGCCGTCAGCTGCTCTTTCACTTTGGACTAACCTTCGACTTTGAACTACTATGAACAGAACCCGGAAAATACTGCTTCTATCAGTACTGATTCTGGTACCCTATGTAGTCAATGCACAAGCCCTTGCAGATCTTTCCGGAAAGGTTATTAAAATGGATGAGAAGGTTTTTAATGAAAGACCCTCCGATCATATCACTATTTCAGATTTCAGTTATAATGCAGCATCTGAACAAGTAACAGAAGGCGGACCTCTGGAACCCTTTCGCCAGAAAGCAGGACTGGCTTTTATCAGTTCTGCGATCTTACCCGGTACCGGTCAGGCTGCAAATGGTAAATGGGTTCGTGCCGGCATCTATTTTGCGGCTGAAGTAGTTGGAATCATATATCACCTGGATGCCAATGCCAGAGCGCGCCGTCAGGAGCGTGCATACGAGAGATTTACTCATGAAAACTGGAGTGTGGTAGCTTATGCAGAATGGCTGGTAAATTACTCAGCGATCCATAATCTTGAAAATGGCTACCAGGCACTGGCTGATCATATTAGTGCGGCAAATCCCGATTTCAGCAACACCATTAATGACTGGCGTAAAGTAGATATCAACCTACTTCGCAGTGTGGAGCAGCTGACTCCATATATCTATCAGAATGGAAGAGGATCGAATTTTTCTCATCTCTTACCGGATTACGGGTCACAGCAATACTACGAACTGATCAGTAAGTATTATCAGTATCAGCCCGGTTGGAGAGACTGGTATGGACAAATCACCACTGGTGCCGACCAGAGCATCAGCAGGTATATTTATCTATGGAACGGGAGTGATATGCCATTCGCTCTTTTTTATGAAGGCCGTGACCGTGCCCAGGAGTTCAATGATAACTACCGTACTGCCGGGAACATCCTGAAGCTTCTTGTAGTAAACCATGTAGTATCAGCCTTCGATGCTTTTTTCACGGTCAGGATCAAAAACACACGCATCGAAACACAAGCGAACCTACTGAGCCCGACCAAACCATTT
This genomic window contains:
- a CDS encoding DUF5683 domain-containing protein, with translation MNRTRKILLLSVLILVPYVVNAQALADLSGKVIKMDEKVFNERPSDHITISDFSYNAASEQVTEGGPLEPFRQKAGLAFISSAILPGTGQAANGKWVRAGIYFAAEVVGIIYHLDANARARRQERAYERFTHENWSVVAYAEWLVNYSAIHNLENGYQALADHISAANPDFSNTINDWRKVDINLLRSVEQLTPYIYQNGRGSNFSHLLPDYGSQQYYELISKYYQYQPGWRDWYGQITTGADQSISRYIYLWNGSDMPFALFYEGRDRAQEFNDNYRTAGNILKLLVVNHVVSAFDAFFTVRIKNTRIETQANLLSPTKPFSVTLHF
- a CDS encoding T9SS type A sorting domain-containing protein, with translation MKIAQNFLKSMLILSMLFVFGKQDISAFQVQVKRSHAISLPDLSSSQVPTTGTLNVVAIMVEFQPDSNRFTSGTGIFGPGGLPYLERATDFRVEPLPHDQSYFEAHLEFAKNYYEQASDGQLSLNYRVLPDVYRLDQPMENYSPTGEFFTTEKLAELVRDSWAKVEESGGFDATGLNPEETAFIIFHAGVGRDIQLTGTSLDVTPQDIPSIYLKKDQIGRLLGEQSFEGFEINGGTFRITNSMILPRTESRRGLDIQQNEFVFPLSINGLLCASIGSHLGLPDLFNTETGEPAIGRFGLMDGSGFFAYNGLLPPEPTAWSKTFLSWQEPTEADITSISDLTVEAASLISSDNIIKIPLSSSEYFLIENRHRDPDSTGITLTIRNSDGQESQQTFTNFDNAFVFQEPGFDSLLNAGVIVDADNFDFSLPGGLDIGNDGIEGSADDRILNGGILIWHIDEGIIDAQLSSGRVNTDPERRGVDVEEADGSQDIGPGIPGAIDNSAAFGSPYDFWWSGNNFRVITQFGDIQIYENRFGPDTRPNNASNSGSPSFFELTDFSDNQASASFRLSAIDIDQLLYEPSLSLDLNGNDFATPADAYWDSYPLSLSFYTSGADSFLVLPSQTTVSVLAQGSPSADTLTELFPQQPLILDRIYTASNPVLPDQNNDQINIRAFSWNQLNTEFDQDFEFNAAANNGFISSFSGDTLFIENTTDVITLADDTYLQNERNRAEQRSSVINGLRASSAAGGVAIGSELFYEINSGLSYRAYTGSFQLGNRALFYILTDRSLIIADPESDDPFTLLYEQEQSGWPAFSSEGRIYVINKSSNQLEGYNPSGGQLIYTPIQAPTNVQFTGTPLIADINNDLEPDILVTGQDSASLNIYAYDTQGNPFEGFPLYVGRAAEDHENLIHPVIVDQTLYAISKDGSLKGWTFKDIGEVLWPSIYGEAVFSGNVVSSISDRNENGNGSAFGVLNKAETYNWPNPADQETHVRFELDAPGSVTITVADMSGRIIFEQKTEHNGGFPEEITVNTTDWANGPYFCLVKANSEGRSDSKLIKIAIVH